The proteins below are encoded in one region of Belonocnema kinseyi isolate 2016_QV_RU_SX_M_011 chromosome 5, B_treatae_v1, whole genome shotgun sequence:
- the LOC117172977 gene encoding glutathione peroxidase-like, which yields MKWTVLLVTLAGLFLSGQSEDVVKFDQEKNWESAGFYDFSAKDIDGNVVPLSKYKGKVLIVVNVASNCGLTDTNYKQLQALYLKYGEQGLSILAFPCNQFSGQEPGTSAEIKEFVKKYDVTFDMFEKIEVNGDNAHPLWKWMKSQPNGAGTFTQAIKWNFTKFVIDRKGQVVARFAPSTEPNDMEETLLMYLQKKDEL from the exons ATGA agtGGACTGTTTTGCTTGTGACCCTGGCCGGCCTTTTTCTTTCCGGACAATCTGAAGACGTAGTGAAATTTGACCAGGAAAAAAATTGGGAATCTGCTGGTTTTTACGATTTCTCGGCGAAAGATATCGACGGAAATGTCGTACCTCTATCGAAATATAAAGGAAAAGTTCTCATTGTCGTTAATGTCGCCAGTAATTGCGGATTGACTGATACCAACTATAAACAGCTTCAGGCCCTTTATCTAAAATACGGAGAACAAGGTCTGAGTATTCTTGCATTCCCCTGCAACCAATTTAGTGGTCAGGAACCAGGAACCTCGGCAGAAATCAaggagtttgttaaaaaatacgatGTAACCTTTGATATGTTCGAGAAAATCGAAGTAAATGGCGATAATGCTCATCCTCTCTGGAAATGGATGAAGAGTCAACCCAACGGAGCTGGAACTTTCACCCAGGCCATCAAGTGGAACTTCACGAAATTTGTCATCGACAGAAAAGGACAAGTTGTTGCCAGATTTGCACCCAGTACTGAACCAAACGACATGGAAGAAACCCTTCTGATGTACCTCCAGAAGAAGGATGAATTATAG